CTTCGCTCGCCTCGAACGCGAGCACCGCGTGCAACGACTTCTGGAAGTCGGGAGCGGTGGAATCGAGTTTGCGAATCTTGATAGACATACGGGTATCCGTTCCGGTAAGGCGCTCGTTACTGCATGTTCACACTGACGCGATCAGGCCGTCGTGGAGCCGGCTTTCGACGCACGTTCGAACGCGTCGAGGATCGGCCGCAACGCGGCGCGCTTGAGCTTGAGCGCCGCCTGGTTCACCACGAGGCGCGACGAAATCTGCATGATCTCCTCCACCTCGACAAGATTGTTAGCGCGCAAGGTATTGCCCGAGCTCACCAAGTCGACGATCGCGTCGGCGAGGCCCACCAGCGGCGCCAGTTCCATCGAGCCGTACAGCTTGATCAGATCGACATGCACGCCCTTGGCGGCGAAATGCTCACGCGCGGTTTCGACGTACTTGGTCGCCACGCGCAAGCGGGCGCCCTGGCGCACCGCGTTCACATAATCGAAACCGGCCGCGACCGCGACCGACATGCGGCAACGCGCAATATCCAGGTCGACCGGCTGATACAGGCCGCTGCCGCCGTGTTCGAGCAGTACGTCTTTACCCGCCACGCCGAAGTCGGCCGCGCCGTATTCGACATAGGTAGGCACGTCGGTGGCGCGCACGATGATCACGCGCAGGTTCGCGTCCGTGGTCGGCAGGATCAGCTTGCGCGAAGTCTCCGGATCTTCGGCCACTTCGATGCCGGCTGCCGCGAGCAGCGGCAACGTCTCTTCAAAGATACGCCCTTTCGACAACGCCAGCGTAAGCGGCGCACTCACCGCCGGCGACGACGAAGTTTGCGGCATTGCGCTCATGCCTGGCTCCCCGAGACACGGCGCACCTTCGCGCCGATAGCGGTGAGCTTGGTTTCCATCCGGTCGTAACCGCGGTCGAGGTGATAGATCCGGTCGATCAGCGTTTCACCGTCGGCGCGCAATGCGGCAATCACGAGGCTCGCGGACGCGCGCAGATCGGTCGCCATGACCTTCGCGCCGGAAAGCTGCTCGACGCCGGTCACGAGCGCGGTGTTGCCGTCGATCGTGATGTTCGCGCCCAGCCGGTTCAATTCCTGCACATGCATGAAGCGGTTTTCGAAGATCGTTTCGACGACCTGCGAGGTGCCGGTCGCAATCGTGTTCAGCGCCATGAACTGCGCCTGCATGTCGGTCGGGAACGCCGGGTATTCGGAGGTGCGGAACGTGACCGCGTTGGGACGCTTGTCCATGCGTACGCGCATCCAGTCGTCGCCCTCTTCGACCGTGACGCCGGCTTCGCGCAGCTTTTCGGTCACGGCTTCGAGAATCAGCGGACGGACCTTGCGCAGCGTGACGTCGCCACCGGCAGCCGCCACCGCGCACAGGAACGTCCCGGCCTCGATCCGGTCCGGAATCACCGTGTGCTTCGCGCCATGCAGCTTGTCGACGCCCTGGATCACGAGGCGATCCGTACCGATGCCTTCGATCTTCGCGCCCATCTCGACCAGCAGATGCGCGAGATCGCCGACTTCCGGCTCACGCGCCGCGTTCTCGATCACGGTCTCGCCTTCGGCCAGCACGGCTGCCATCAGCAGGTTTTCGGTGCCGGTCACGGTGATCATGTCGGTGACGATGCGCGTGCCCTTCAGCCGCTTCGCGCGTGCCTCGATGAAGCCGTGCTCGATCGTGATCTCCGCGCCCATTGCCTGCAGGCCCTTGATGTGCTGATCCACGGGGCGCGCGCCGATCGCGCAGCCGCCCGGCAGCGAGACGCGCGCGTGACCAAAGCGCGCGACCAGCGGGCCGAGCACGAGGATCGACGCACGCATCGTCTTGACCATTTCGTACGGCGCGACGAGGTTATCCACCTTCGACGCGTTCAGCGACACGCGGCCGTCGCCGCTCTCGATCTGCACGCCCATCTGGCCGAGCAGCTTGAGCATCGTGCGCACGTCCTGCAGGTCGGGCACGTTTTCCAGGTGCACAGGCTCCGCGCTGAGCAGACCCGCGCACAGAATCGGCAACGCCGCATTCTTCGCACCCGAGACGACGACTTCACCCGACAGCGGGTAGCCACCTTCAATGACGAGTTTATCCATGCCTGTCAGTTCCTGATTGCCCCGGACTTCGGCCGGAGCGGCTTTGACTGTGTTCGACGCGCCGCTACCGGCGTCGCGCCCTTCTTGAGTAATTCGCACTAAATTTCCAGATTACGCGTTCTGCCATTCGGCGGGCGTCAGCGTCTTCATGCTGAGCGCGTGGATTTCTTCGCGCATGCGGTCGCCGAGCGCCGCGTACACGAGTTGATGGCGCTGGATAGGACGCTTGCCTTCGAAGCTCGGCGAAACGATGGTCGCAAAGAAATGCTGGCCGTCGCCTTCGACTTCGAGATGCTGGCAGGCGAGCCCAGCCGCGATGTATTGCTTGACCTGTTCGGGAGTCGGCAACATAAGAGAAGCTCCTGATCAGTGGCGCAGTTTGTAGCCGGAAGCGAGCATGCGCATCGCCACCACGGCCAGCACCACAAAGAAACCGGCAACGATCGCGAGGCTCGCGAGCGGATTGATATCCGACATCCCGAAGAAACCGTAGCGAAAGCCGTCGATCATGTAGAAAAAGGGATTGAGCCGCGACACTTCGCGCCACACCGGTGGCAGCGTATGCGTGGAGTAGAACACGCCCGAGAGGAACGTGAGCGGCATGATCAGAAAATTTTGAAACGCCGCGAGCTGATCGAACTTTTCGGCCCAGATCCCGGCGATCAAGCCGAGCGTGCCGAGAATCGCCGCGCCGAAAATCGCGAACGCGACGATGTAGAGCGGCGCGCTGAAACTGACCGGCACGAACCAGATCGTCACGATGAACACGCCGAAGCCGACCGCCAGCCCTCGCGCCACGGCCGCGAGCACATAGGCGCCGAACATCTCGTAGTGCGACAGCGGCGGCAACAGGACGAACACCAGGTTGCCGGTAATCTTGGACTGGATCAGCGAGGACGAACTGTTGGCGAATGCATTTTGCAGCACGCTCATCATCACGAGACCCGGAATCAGGAAACTCGTGTATTCGACGCCCGGATAGACCTGCACATGACCGCGCAAAGCGTGGCCGAAAATCGTCAGATACAGGAGCGCGGTGATGATCGGCGCCAGCACGGTCTGGAACGCTACCTTCCAGAACCGCAGGAGTTCCTTGTAAAACAGCGTGGTGAATCCACTGTAACCGCTCATGCAAGCCCCTCGATCACTTCCGGACCGTTCATCACCTGAACGAACACATCTTCGAGATCGGCTTTGCGAACCTCGATTTCTTCGAATGCGCAGCCCGCTGCGCGGCACTGCGCGAGAATTTTCTCGACGTCGTCGTAACTCGCGAGACGCAGCAGATGCTGGCGGCCATTGCCGTTGCCCGTGCCGCTTTCCACTTCGAGCGGACGCAGATCGGCGGGCAGGACGCCTTGCGAGAAGCGCAGGAACAATTGCATGCCGGCAAAGCGTTGCAGCAGCGTGCTGGTGCGCTCGAGCGCCACGACCTCGCCGCGCCGCAGCATGGCGATGCGATCGCACAGCGACTCGGCTTCTTCCAGATAGTGCGTGGTCAGCACGATGGTGTGGCCTTCGCGGTTCAGGCGCGAAATGAATTTCCACAGCGTTTGCCGCAACTCCACGTCGACGCCCGCGGTCGGCTCGTCGAGCACGATCACCGGCGGCCGGTGCACCAGCGCCTGCGCGACCAGCACGCGACGCTTCATGCCGCCCGACAGCGCGCGCATGTTGGCGTCGGCTTTATCGGTGAGGTCGAGATTGGCCATGATCTCGTCGATCCAGGCGTCGTTGTTGCGCAGACCGTAATAGCCGGACTGGATGCGCAAGGTTTCGCGCACCGTGAAAAACGGATCGAACACGAGTTCCTGCGGCACCACGCCAAGCGCGCGGCGCGCGGCGCGGAAATCACTCACGACGTCGTGGCCACGCACCGCGATGCTGCCCTCGTCGGCTCGCGCGAGCCCGGCGAGGATGCTGATGAGCGTTGTCTTGCCCGCGCCGTTCGGACCGAGGAGTCCGAAGAACTCGCCTTCTTCAACTGTGAGGCTGACGCCCTTGAGCGCTTGCAAGTCCTTGTAGCGCTTCTTGACGTTACGAATTTCTATGGCTGACATTGACTGTGGGCCGCGTGCGTCGCGGCGCCTAAAGGAGCCCTGAGGGGGCGCACAAATGCTGGAAGGAACGGAATTGGGGCCGGTTATGGGCCCCAAAAAACGTTTGATTATAGGGCAAAAATCAGTGGCCCTATCTCAGCCGGGGGGTTGGGAAGTGACGCGGTTAGCGCGTCAATGTCGCGCCGATAGCAGGGTATCGACGCCGTAGGCTTGCGCAAGGCTGGCAAGGCCAGCCGGCAGATTGACGATTTCGAACGGGGTCCGGCGTGCCTGGGCGGCCCGCTGCCATGCGATGAGGACAGCCAGCGCGGACGAATCGAATTGCGCGAGCGGCGCGCAATCCACGCCGTTCGCGCCCGCCGCGATGCGTTGCAAACCCGCCGCGAGCGCGGCGCTCGCGCTCTCGTGGGTCAGCGTCGCGCCGCTCTCGAAGCGGCTGGCGACAGGGTTCGACACTTCGCTCACGACTGCTTGCCCGCGGCAAGTTGCTGGTTGCGCTGCGTGAGGAACTGGATCAGTCCGTCCACGCCCTTCTGCTGGATCTGCTCGCTGAACTGTTGCTGATACGCCTGGATCAGCCATGCGCCGAGCACATTGATGTCATACACGCGCCAGCCTTGCGGCGTCTTGTACAGACGGTAGTCGAGTTCGATCGGCGAGCCGTTGTTCATCACGACCGAGCGCACCACCGTGTCGGTGTC
This genomic stretch from Paraburkholderia dioscoreae harbors:
- the murA gene encoding UDP-N-acetylglucosamine 1-carboxyvinyltransferase: MDKLVIEGGYPLSGEVVVSGAKNAALPILCAGLLSAEPVHLENVPDLQDVRTMLKLLGQMGVQIESGDGRVSLNASKVDNLVAPYEMVKTMRASILVLGPLVARFGHARVSLPGGCAIGARPVDQHIKGLQAMGAEITIEHGFIEARAKRLKGTRIVTDMITVTGTENLLMAAVLAEGETVIENAAREPEVGDLAHLLVEMGAKIEGIGTDRLVIQGVDKLHGAKHTVIPDRIEAGTFLCAVAAAGGDVTLRKVRPLILEAVTEKLREAGVTVEEGDDWMRVRMDKRPNAVTFRTSEYPAFPTDMQAQFMALNTIATGTSQVVETIFENRFMHVQELNRLGANITIDGNTALVTGVEQLSGAKVMATDLRASASLVIAALRADGETLIDRIYHLDRGYDRMETKLTAIGAKVRRVSGSQA
- a CDS encoding ABC transporter ATP-binding protein is translated as MSAIEIRNVKKRYKDLQALKGVSLTVEEGEFFGLLGPNGAGKTTLISILAGLARADEGSIAVRGHDVVSDFRAARRALGVVPQELVFDPFFTVRETLRIQSGYYGLRNNDAWIDEIMANLDLTDKADANMRALSGGMKRRVLVAQALVHRPPVIVLDEPTAGVDVELRQTLWKFISRLNREGHTIVLTTHYLEEAESLCDRIAMLRRGEVVALERTSTLLQRFAGMQLFLRFSQGVLPADLRPLEVESGTGNGNGRQHLLRLASYDDVEKILAQCRAAGCAFEEIEVRKADLEDVFVQVMNGPEVIEGLA
- a CDS encoding ABC transporter permease, which translates into the protein MSGYSGFTTLFYKELLRFWKVAFQTVLAPIITALLYLTIFGHALRGHVQVYPGVEYTSFLIPGLVMMSVLQNAFANSSSSLIQSKITGNLVFVLLPPLSHYEMFGAYVLAAVARGLAVGFGVFIVTIWFVPVSFSAPLYIVAFAIFGAAILGTLGLIAGIWAEKFDQLAAFQNFLIMPLTFLSGVFYSTHTLPPVWREVSRLNPFFYMIDGFRYGFFGMSDINPLASLAIVAGFFVVLAVVAMRMLASGYKLRH
- a CDS encoding STAS domain-containing protein: MSEVSNPVASRFESGATLTHESASAALAAGLQRIAAGANGVDCAPLAQFDSSALAVLIAWQRAAQARRTPFEIVNLPAGLASLAQAYGVDTLLSARH
- the hisG gene encoding ATP phosphoribosyltransferase; this translates as MSAMPQTSSSPAVSAPLTLALSKGRIFEETLPLLAAAGIEVAEDPETSRKLILPTTDANLRVIIVRATDVPTYVEYGAADFGVAGKDVLLEHGGSGLYQPVDLDIARCRMSVAVAAGFDYVNAVRQGARLRVATKYVETAREHFAAKGVHVDLIKLYGSMELAPLVGLADAIVDLVSSGNTLRANNLVEVEEIMQISSRLVVNQAALKLKRAALRPILDAFERASKAGSTTA
- a CDS encoding BolA family protein encodes the protein MLPTPEQVKQYIAAGLACQHLEVEGDGQHFFATIVSPSFEGKRPIQRHQLVYAALGDRMREEIHALSMKTLTPAEWQNA